One genomic segment of Flavobacteriaceae bacterium includes these proteins:
- a CDS encoding IS630 family transposase, whose translation MSRLWKPLKKLPHRLSEIRDSLNKDKYDSFNLYFQDESRFGLMTKQKRVLVSKGIKPIGQYQHSYQWLWLWGCFSPITGDSFYWETPLVSNDIFENFLEDFSKQNPRELKIVIMDNAGFHACQNITIPDNIKLIRIPPYAPELNPAEKIWQWMKSKVVMKLFKDVETLQEKITQMVKQLTPKLIKSITSYELYTQTFLSNFKV comes from the coding sequence ATGAGCAGGCTGTGGAAGCCTTTAAAAAAACTACCCCATCGACTTAGTGAGATTAGAGACAGTCTAAATAAAGATAAGTATGATAGTTTCAATCTTTACTTTCAAGACGAATCTCGTTTTGGATTGATGACCAAACAGAAAAGAGTATTAGTCTCCAAAGGAATTAAACCTATAGGGCAATATCAACACAGTTATCAATGGTTATGGCTATGGGGATGTTTCTCTCCCATTACAGGAGATAGTTTCTATTGGGAAACCCCGTTAGTATCTAATGACATTTTTGAAAACTTTCTTGAAGATTTTAGTAAACAAAACCCTAGAGAACTCAAAATCGTTATTATGGACAATGCTGGATTCCATGCTTGTCAAAACATTACAATCCCAGACAACATAAAACTCATAAGAATACCGCCATACGCACCTGAGTTAAACCCTGCTGAAAAAATATGGCAATGGATGAAAAGTAAAGTGGTAATGAAACTATTCAAAGATGTTGAAACCTTACAGGAGAAAATTACACAGATGGTCAAACAATTAACACCAAAACTTATCAAATCAATAACAAGTTATGAGTTATACACTCAAACTTTTTTGAGTAATTTTAAAGTCTAA
- a CDS encoding acyl carrier protein, which produces MENITKNTTHYNGKAISASLRSFIEENFLVSFEEEGLDDETNLFETGIIDSFGLVELITFIERNFSKKFSSEELISPSLSSITGMISLIEK; this is translated from the coding sequence ATGGAAAATATCACAAAAAATACGACACATTACAATGGAAAAGCTATTTCTGCCTCTCTAAGGTCTTTTATTGAAGAGAACTTCCTTGTCTCTTTTGAGGAAGAGGGTCTTGATGATGAAACCAATCTTTTCGAAACAGGCATTATAGATTCATTTGGTTTGGTAGAGTTAATTACATTCATAGAACGTAATTTCTCAAAAAAATTTAGTAGTGAGGAATTAATATCGCCTTCCCTATCCAGTATTACAGGTATGATATCATTAATTGAAAAATAA
- the asnB gene encoding asparagine synthase (glutamine-hydrolyzing), producing MCGIAGFLAPKRNSSQFVEWLTSMISAIHHRGPDQGGIFFDHIAGLGSARLAIIDIDHGLQPMSDENKRYWLVYNGEIFNYIELRDKLLRQGCTFRTNSDTEVLLNALIKWGINCLSHLNGQFSFLFYDSYEKCLTFARDPFGERPLFYLNDENGIYCTSEIKSLFRLPFIKRDFDTDAISHLFQHWALPYDKSCFQGVRSLPPGHYGVYYNGSLKISPYYYLPINDSRSTENFEEAKKIVYKSLKRSVQIRLRSDVEVGAYLSGGIDSSITTLLAKQATTKPLHTFSIEFADSTYDETSYQQELATYLGTQHHSIRIHNKDIVSNFEKAIWHAETALFRTAPVPMLLLSELVNKNGIKVVLTGEGADESFLGYNIFKETLLRHQMSKGLSDHEILKHTSGLYPYLDHFNEERRLTLVNFYRRFTKEQTPPLFSHEPRFSNGGFSQKLLDINGMSNHINNTLADTMLSVYPDLNNKHPLTKAQVLEFWTLLGGYLLSSQGDRMSSAHSLESRCPFLDKNVVETAWRLPHKFRLSEKGQEKYILKEIFRNQLPESIINRHKQPYRAPDSAVFLDRRYSDFMNDLLSSESILNCGIFDEKRVGQFVKKLLNTSNENISPREDQAFILLLSTISLHRLFIVSNTITKENRYGKYLRVIDGRNLGKPKELDHQILSERQF from the coding sequence ATGTGCGGTATCGCAGGTTTTTTGGCTCCAAAAAGAAACTCTTCTCAATTTGTTGAGTGGCTTACTTCCATGATCTCTGCAATACATCACCGCGGCCCCGATCAAGGTGGAATTTTTTTTGATCATATTGCAGGATTAGGCTCAGCACGCTTGGCCATTATTGATATAGACCATGGCCTTCAGCCCATGAGTGATGAGAATAAAAGATATTGGCTGGTATACAACGGAGAAATTTTCAATTATATTGAATTACGTGACAAGCTATTACGCCAAGGATGTACTTTCAGGACAAATTCGGATACAGAGGTACTTTTAAATGCTTTAATAAAATGGGGAATTAACTGCCTATCTCACTTAAACGGGCAGTTCAGTTTTTTGTTTTATGACAGTTATGAAAAATGCCTTACCTTTGCCAGAGATCCTTTTGGTGAACGCCCGTTATTTTATCTGAATGATGAAAATGGTATTTATTGTACATCTGAAATTAAATCTCTTTTCAGGTTACCTTTCATTAAACGAGATTTTGACACCGATGCCATTAGTCACTTGTTTCAGCATTGGGCTCTTCCCTACGACAAAAGTTGCTTTCAAGGCGTCAGATCATTGCCTCCGGGGCATTACGGAGTCTATTATAATGGTTCACTAAAAATCTCACCTTATTATTATTTACCGATTAATGACAGCCGGTCAACCGAAAATTTTGAAGAAGCAAAAAAAATAGTGTATAAGAGCCTGAAAAGAAGTGTGCAAATCCGTTTGCGTAGCGATGTTGAAGTGGGGGCCTATTTGAGTGGAGGTATCGATTCCTCAATTACCACATTACTCGCCAAACAAGCAACTACAAAACCTTTACACACTTTTTCTATTGAATTCGCAGATTCGACCTATGATGAAACCAGTTATCAACAAGAACTGGCAACATATTTGGGAACACAGCACCATAGCATTCGCATTCACAATAAAGATATTGTTTCAAATTTTGAAAAAGCCATCTGGCATGCGGAAACAGCACTGTTCAGAACAGCACCTGTGCCTATGTTACTATTGTCTGAGTTGGTCAACAAAAATGGAATTAAAGTAGTATTGACTGGAGAGGGAGCCGATGAAAGTTTTTTAGGTTACAATATTTTTAAAGAGACCTTATTACGCCATCAAATGAGCAAAGGTCTTAGTGATCATGAAATCCTGAAACACACCTCCGGATTGTATCCTTATCTGGATCATTTCAACGAAGAGCGCAGGTTGACTCTGGTAAATTTTTATCGCAGATTCACAAAAGAACAAACACCACCATTATTTTCTCATGAACCTCGTTTTTCCAACGGGGGCTTTTCCCAAAAATTGCTGGATATCAATGGCATGTCAAATCATATAAATAACACTTTAGCTGATACCATGCTATCTGTCTATCCTGATCTCAATAACAAACACCCTTTAACCAAAGCACAGGTACTAGAATTTTGGACACTCTTAGGGGGTTACCTTTTGTCTTCACAAGGGGATAGAATGTCTTCTGCCCATAGCTTAGAAAGTCGCTGTCCGTTTCTCGATAAAAATGTAGTAGAAACAGCTTGGAGATTACCCCATAAGTTTCGCTTATCAGAAAAGGGCCAGGAAAAATATATTTTGAAAGAAATTTTTCGCAATCAACTACCAGAAAGTATCATCAACCGTCACAAACAACCATATAGGGCACCAGACAGTGCTGTGTTTTTAGATCGCCGTTATTCTGACTTTATGAATGATTTACTCTCTTCTGAGAGCATATTAAATTGTGGAATTTTTGATGAAAAAAGAGTCGGTCAGTTTGTAAAAAAATTGTTAAACACATCCAATGAAAACATCAGTCCACGCGAAGATCAAGCTTTCATACTGTTATTATCAACTATATCGCTCCATCGTTTATTTATTGTATCAAATACCATTACAAAAGAAAACAGGTATGGAAAATATCTACGGGTCATTGATGGAAGAAATCTTGGCAAACCAAAAGAATTAGACCACCAAATACTTAGTGAAAGACAATTTTAG
- a CDS encoding deoxyribodipyrimidine photo-lyase has protein sequence MVKKISVFWFRRDLRLADNTGLFHALHSKVPVLPIFIFDIHILEKLPENDARVSFIYDELKKLNKKLEKYQTGIATYFGKPLEIFQSLLKEFEIASVYTNHDYEPYALQRDQKIKEYLQLKSISFHSFKDQVIFEKEEILKPDHTPYVVYTPYSKKWLEKYELQKTGFYPSENLIGQFLKNQKIPSVSIKDMGFYPSKIKVKDAHIDTLLIDEYEATRNYPALDQTSRLGPHLRFGTVSIRKITAKGAKQYHDVFLKELIWREFFMQILWHFPHTSKKCFKQKYERIEWRNNEEEFKKWCEGKTGYPLVDAGMRQLNQTGFMHNRVRMVAGSFLCKHLLIDWRWGEAYFAEKLHDYEMASNVGNWQWVAGCGVDAAPYFRIFNPTTQIQKFDAQFAYIKKWVPDFQELTYPAQIVDHKQARERFIRTYKKALD, from the coding sequence ATCGTGAAAAAGATTTCTGTTTTTTGGTTTAGAAGAGATCTGAGACTAGCGGATAATACAGGGCTATTTCATGCCTTACATTCAAAAGTACCGGTACTCCCCATTTTTATTTTTGACATACATATCCTGGAAAAATTACCTGAAAATGATGCCAGAGTAAGCTTTATATATGATGAGTTAAAAAAATTAAACAAAAAATTAGAAAAATATCAAACAGGAATCGCTACCTATTTTGGCAAACCTTTGGAGATTTTTCAAAGTTTGTTGAAAGAATTTGAAATAGCATCCGTATATACAAATCACGATTATGAGCCTTATGCCTTACAGAGAGATCAGAAAATAAAAGAATACCTGCAATTAAAAAGTATCTCCTTTCACAGTTTTAAAGATCAGGTGATTTTTGAAAAAGAGGAAATCCTGAAACCGGATCATACACCGTATGTTGTATACACACCCTATTCAAAAAAATGGCTGGAAAAATACGAATTACAAAAAACCGGGTTTTATCCTTCGGAAAATTTAATCGGTCAATTTTTAAAAAATCAAAAAATCCCCTCAGTAAGTATCAAGGATATGGGGTTTTACCCGTCCAAAATAAAAGTAAAAGATGCTCATATTGATACGCTGCTCATTGACGAATATGAAGCTACCAGAAATTATCCTGCTCTGGATCAAACTTCAAGACTGGGGCCACACCTGCGATTTGGCACGGTAAGTATCCGAAAAATAACTGCAAAAGGAGCAAAGCAATACCACGATGTATTTTTAAAAGAATTGATTTGGAGAGAGTTTTTCATGCAAATATTATGGCATTTCCCGCATACATCAAAAAAATGTTTTAAACAAAAATACGAACGTATTGAATGGCGAAATAATGAGGAAGAATTTAAAAAATGGTGTGAGGGAAAAACCGGCTATCCCTTAGTAGATGCCGGAATGCGGCAATTAAATCAAACAGGATTTATGCATAACCGGGTTAGAATGGTTGCAGGCAGCTTTTTATGCAAGCATTTGTTGATAGACTGGCGTTGGGGCGAAGCCTATTTTGCAGAAAAACTACACGACTATGAAATGGCAAGCAATGTAGGCAATTGGCAGTGGGTTGCCGGCTGCGGCGTAGATGCCGCTCCGTATTTTAGAATTTTTAATCCGACTACCCAAATCCAAAAGTTTGATGCACAATTCGCATACATAAAAAAATGGGTGCCGGATTTTCAGGAGCTGACATATCCTGCTCAAATCGTTGACCATAAACAGGCAAGAGAAAGGTTTATCAGAACATATAAAAAAGCTTTAGACTAA
- a CDS encoding helix-turn-helix domain-containing protein has product MSTLKKLLPKQTSITKRSRIKMLLLIHQKKVIYSKDMVPKLKHCRKTIYTWIKVYRDGGLELLLSSNKGGNNTPLIEQGTKEALAEKLSDPLAQITSYTELLDWVQEHYQSNINYATLYKHCRVHHHSVLKVARKSHHKKDEQAVEAFKKTTPST; this is encoded by the coding sequence TTGAGTACACTAAAAAAACTCTTACCCAAGCAAACAAGTATTACCAAAAGAAGCCGTATCAAAATGTTGCTTTTGATACATCAGAAAAAAGTGATTTACAGCAAAGATATGGTTCCAAAGCTTAAGCACTGTCGTAAAACTATTTATACCTGGATAAAGGTATATAGAGATGGAGGCTTAGAGTTATTATTGTCCAGTAATAAAGGGGGTAACAATACTCCTTTAATAGAACAGGGTACAAAAGAAGCATTGGCAGAGAAACTTTCAGACCCACTGGCACAGATTACTAGTTATACAGAACTGCTTGACTGGGTACAGGAGCATTACCAATCCAATATTAACTATGCCACACTCTATAAGCACTGTCGTGTACACCACCATAGTGTTTTGAAAGTAGCAAGGAAATCACATCACAAAAAAGATGAGCAGGCTGTGGAAGCCTTTAAAAAAACTACCCCATCGACTTAG
- a CDS encoding cell division inhibitor, with amino-acid sequence MKIYTLHKKQNLPVSADEAWEFLSNPANLKIITPDDMNFEVLSGADRPMFAGQIIQYTVTPVFGIKTTWVTEITQVTDKKYFVDEQRFGPYSLWHHKHFIRAIKGGVEMEDIVDYKLPFGIFGQIFHPFLIKPKLEEIFAYRQQKLIALFGEYK; translated from the coding sequence ATGAAAATATATACACTCCATAAAAAACAAAACCTGCCTGTTTCTGCGGATGAAGCATGGGAATTTTTATCAAACCCGGCAAATCTAAAAATCATTACTCCGGATGATATGAATTTTGAGGTGCTCTCCGGAGCAGACAGACCCATGTTCGCCGGACAGATCATTCAATATACCGTAACTCCTGTCTTCGGTATTAAAACAACATGGGTTACAGAAATAACACAGGTTACGGATAAAAAGTATTTTGTTGATGAGCAACGTTTTGGCCCCTATTCTTTGTGGCACCATAAGCATTTTATCAGAGCGATAAAAGGCGGCGTTGAAATGGAAGATATTGTTGATTATAAACTTCCTTTTGGAATATTCGGCCAAATATTTCATCCTTTTTTAATAAAACCAAAGCTGGAAGAAATCTTTGCATACAGGCAGCAAAAACTCATAGCTTTATTTGGAGAATATAAATAA